In Pleurocapsa sp. PCC 7319, the following are encoded in one genomic region:
- a CDS encoding caspase family protein, with product MGLDRRTFLQQAGLALFALGTTEAGLLFLENNSQLAPLVKNYRQILAQPTNRKLALLVGINRYPHQEHLEGCLTDLELQRELLIHRFGFNPRDIVVLSDRQATRENIETLFIEHLAEQARPDDVVVFHFSGYGGQIKMPLSIEREKTPNLTSPDTFQLVNSLVPADSVLSSSKSSIANNVLQETLLVLAQSLSTTKCTFVLDTSFNTTPRVRHGNFKIRSTTEIADAPSSQELLFLEQLRNKLALKGLKPSKRLLSLPGVVLSAASKNQVAAERQWDGFSAGLFTLALTQHLWQITPSSRVQVALSRTAATVEQIMGRQQQPTLNSHDKSTISYYLATGDVPTATGVISKVNGNSNFEVKLLGLPAKILDCYGVNSCLSLILPNKSHNLPQLRIKSMEGLIGKTKLLEPERFEVPQVGQFIRETIRMLERNLSLTLALDANLQRIERVDATSALANIPAVNSAVISGEQNADCLLGKVDHVTSLKVTVNNPVTSENQFFSYGLYTPGGVLIGKTTGAEEEAVKIAIDRLQPQFNNLLAAKWLELTINDFSSELKVDATLTAKLNNQVTTSLQKATFLSEIKQPSPKKLAFPDKNQSSDTINTVPIFVKGSEINLSISNTGDRQLYAIVLGIDADSNIFALYTPSETKTAESKDQPQNIVVPPQTELVIPQVENSWKWKVPDSVGINTLYVVFAVKPWQQTLPALATQQNYKSGQPQILNVVNPHLVLEMVMQDLHSISSVDSELLPKDDVYALDVHSWATLNFVYEVANA from the coding sequence ATGGGACTTGACCGCCGAACTTTTCTACAGCAAGCTGGATTGGCTTTGTTTGCCTTGGGGACTACCGAAGCAGGATTATTATTCCTAGAAAACAATAGCCAACTAGCACCATTAGTTAAAAATTATCGACAAATTTTAGCCCAGCCTACCAATCGCAAACTGGCTCTGCTAGTAGGAATTAATCGCTATCCTCATCAAGAGCATCTCGAGGGGTGTTTAACAGATCTTGAATTGCAACGAGAACTGCTGATTCATCGTTTTGGTTTTAATCCTCGAGATATTGTGGTTTTAAGCGATCGCCAAGCGACAAGAGAAAATATTGAAACTCTTTTTATCGAGCATTTAGCAGAACAAGCTCGACCCGATGATGTAGTGGTATTTCACTTTAGTGGCTATGGTGGACAAATTAAAATGCCTTTATCTATAGAGCGAGAAAAAACGCCTAATTTAACAAGTCCCGATACATTTCAGTTAGTAAATAGTCTTGTGCCTGCAGACAGCGTGTTGTCTTCTTCAAAAAGCTCAATTGCTAACAATGTATTGCAAGAAACTCTTTTGGTTTTGGCACAATCTTTGTCCACTACTAAGTGTACTTTTGTCTTAGATACCAGCTTCAACACAACTCCGCGAGTTAGACATGGTAACTTTAAAATTCGCTCTACGACTGAGATTGCTGATGCTCCTAGTTCCCAAGAGTTGCTTTTTTTGGAACAATTACGCAATAAGTTGGCTCTTAAAGGGCTTAAACCTAGTAAAAGGTTACTATCTTTGCCTGGAGTAGTTCTTTCTGCTGCGAGTAAAAACCAAGTAGCTGCAGAAAGACAGTGGGATGGATTTAGCGCGGGATTATTTACTCTTGCCCTAACTCAACATCTTTGGCAGATTACTCCTAGTAGTAGGGTACAGGTAGCTCTATCTAGAACTGCTGCAACAGTAGAGCAGATAATGGGTAGACAACAGCAACCTACTCTTAATAGTCACGATAAATCAACTATCTCATACTATCTAGCCACGGGTGATGTTCCCACTGCTACAGGAGTTATTAGTAAGGTAAACGGTAATAGTAATTTTGAAGTTAAGTTATTGGGTTTACCTGCCAAAATTCTCGATTGTTATGGAGTTAATTCTTGCTTGAGTTTGATACTCCCTAATAAGTCTCATAATTTGCCTCAACTACGAATCAAATCTATGGAAGGTTTGATTGGCAAAACCAAGTTGCTCGAGCCAGAAAGATTTGAGGTACCTCAAGTCGGACAGTTTATCCGCGAAACTATTCGGATGCTAGAACGTAATCTGAGTTTAACCCTAGCTCTTGATGCTAACTTGCAAAGAATTGAACGAGTAGATGCCACTAGTGCCTTAGCTAATATTCCAGCGGTCAATTCAGCGGTAATATCAGGAGAACAGAATGCTGATTGTCTTTTAGGTAAAGTCGATCATGTTACTTCTCTAAAAGTAACAGTGAATAATCCTGTAACTTCTGAAAATCAATTCTTTAGCTATGGTCTGTATACTCCTGGTGGAGTCTTAATTGGCAAAACTACAGGAGCAGAGGAAGAGGCAGTCAAAATTGCTATTGATCGTCTTCAGCCTCAATTTAATAATTTATTAGCAGCCAAATGGTTGGAATTAACGATCAATGATTTTTCTTCAGAGTTAAAAGTAGATGCCACCCTGACAGCAAAATTAAACAATCAGGTGACTACTAGTCTACAAAAAGCTACATTTTTATCCGAGATTAAACAACCATCTCCTAAAAAATTAGCTTTTCCCGATAAAAATCAAAGCTCCGATACGATTAATACTGTGCCAATTTTTGTCAAAGGCTCAGAAATAAACTTATCTATCTCTAATACGGGCGATCGCCAGCTATATGCCATTGTGCTGGGTATTGATGCTGATAGTAATATTTTTGCCTTATATACTCCTTCTGAAACCAAAACTGCTGAGTCAAAAGATCAACCACAGAATATAGTAGTTCCTCCCCAAACCGAATTAGTCATTCCTCAAGTAGAAAATTCCTGGAAGTGGAAAGTTCCTGATTCGGTAGGTATAAATACACTGTATGTTGTTTTCGCCGTTAAACCCTGGCAACAGACTCTCCCCGCTTTAGCAACACAGCAAAATTATAAGTCTGGTCAACCACAAATATTAAATGTTGTTAATCCTCATCTTGTCTTAGAGATGGTCATGCAAGATTTACACTCGATAAGTTCTGTTGATTCTGAGCTTTTACCTAAAGACGATGTTTATGCCTTAGATGTTCATAGCTGGGCAACTTTGAATTTTGTGTATGAAGTAGCTAATGCTTAA
- a CDS encoding Rne/Rng family ribonuclease: protein MPKQIIIAEQHHIAAVFWEEQIQELIVATGNQQVSDIYLGTVENVIPGIDAAFVNIGDSERNGFIHVTDLGPLRLKRAAAAITELLVPQQKALVQVMKEPTGNKGPRLTGNITLPGRYLVLMPYGKGVKLSRRISNENERSRLRALAILIKPPGMGLLIRTEADGKAEEAIMEDLEFLQKQWESIQYQANYARPPVLLNRDDDFIQRVLRDTYSAEVNTIVVDSAAGVKRVKQQLMNWSSGRSPQGVFIDYHREQQPILDYYRVSAAVREALKPRVELPSGGYIIIEPTEALTVIDVNSGSFTRSATARETVLWTNTEAATEIARQLRLRNIGGVIVVDFIDMDSHRDKIKLLEHFNNSLRGDKARPQIAQLSELGLVELTRKRQGKNIYELFGQSCAACGGLGQIAYLPGKSVAESLETSPIVTPAAIREPVNSIRPVIASPTERQERPELVNNSGLDLGYDPSNRQLELINHPNYQEQGGASNGNRRRRRSRRNDLLIKEELIEPEGTETITSNLDQDTENGNEERKSRSQLRSPRRDEANLEKVTVEMGNLEQEIYALMGVSPLVYADHESKDPKSVLVYVKKPGEEVVEVSSTVTSQEDQASEAERKPKTRARKSSSNKETEPEIPGIEVTAQVKAINETESESPDQEEVPTTGRRRRRRRSSVAKEVEV, encoded by the coding sequence ATGCCCAAACAGATTATTATCGCAGAACAACATCATATAGCTGCTGTTTTCTGGGAAGAACAAATACAAGAATTAATCGTTGCTACAGGAAATCAACAGGTAAGTGATATTTACCTTGGTACTGTCGAGAATGTCATTCCTGGTATAGATGCTGCCTTCGTTAATATTGGCGATAGTGAACGTAACGGTTTTATTCACGTTACAGATTTAGGTCCACTTCGTCTCAAGAGAGCAGCAGCAGCAATTACCGAATTATTGGTTCCCCAACAAAAAGCTCTGGTTCAAGTAATGAAAGAGCCAACCGGAAACAAGGGACCAAGACTAACAGGTAACATTACCCTACCAGGACGATATTTGGTTTTAATGCCCTATGGCAAGGGAGTAAAACTATCTCGTCGTATCTCTAATGAAAATGAACGCAGTCGTCTTCGTGCCTTGGCAATTCTGATCAAACCACCAGGAATGGGCTTATTGATCAGAACAGAAGCTGATGGTAAAGCTGAAGAAGCCATCATGGAAGATTTAGAATTCTTACAAAAGCAGTGGGAATCAATTCAATATCAAGCAAATTATGCTAGACCACCTGTTTTACTGAATCGCGATGATGATTTTATCCAGCGTGTATTGCGAGATACTTACTCAGCAGAAGTAAATACTATCGTGGTTGATTCAGCAGCTGGGGTCAAAAGAGTCAAGCAACAGTTGATGAACTGGAGCAGTGGTCGTTCCCCTCAGGGTGTGTTTATTGATTATCATCGGGAACAACAGCCTATTCTTGACTACTACCGGGTAAGCGCTGCAGTGCGTGAGGCTCTCAAGCCCAGGGTGGAACTACCTTCTGGGGGGTATATCATTATTGAACCCACCGAGGCCTTAACTGTAATTGATGTTAATTCTGGTTCATTTACTCGTTCGGCAACTGCTAGAGAGACTGTATTATGGACAAACACTGAAGCAGCTACTGAAATTGCCCGTCAATTACGTCTGCGCAATATTGGTGGCGTGATTGTCGTAGATTTTATTGATATGGATTCTCACCGAGATAAAATTAAATTATTAGAGCACTTCAACAACAGTTTAAGAGGAGATAAAGCTCGTCCTCAAATTGCCCAACTATCAGAATTAGGACTAGTAGAATTAACTCGCAAACGTCAAGGGAAGAATATTTATGAGCTATTTGGTCAATCTTGTGCCGCTTGTGGTGGTTTAGGACAGATAGCCTATCTTCCTGGGAAATCAGTAGCAGAGTCTTTAGAAACATCTCCTATAGTTACTCCCGCAGCAATTCGCGAACCTGTCAATAGTATTCGCCCGGTAATTGCTTCTCCTACAGAAAGACAAGAACGTCCGGAGTTAGTCAATAATTCAGGTCTTGATTTGGGATATGACCCCAGTAATCGTCAACTAGAGTTGATTAATCATCCTAACTATCAAGAACAGGGAGGAGCAAGTAACGGTAATCGTCGGCGTCGTCGGAGTCGTCGTAACGATCTGTTGATTAAAGAGGAATTAATAGAACCAGAAGGCACTGAGACAATTACCAGTAATCTAGACCAAGATACTGAAAATGGTAATGAAGAACGTAAATCTCGTTCTCAATTGCGTTCACCTCGTCGAGATGAAGCTAACTTAGAAAAAGTTACAGTAGAAATGGGGAACTTAGAACAAGAAATCTATGCCTTAATGGGAGTCTCGCCTCTAGTCTATGCCGATCATGAATCTAAAGATCCCAAATCAGTTTTGGTTTATGTCAAAAAACCTGGTGAAGAAGTAGTTGAAGTAAGCTCAACAGTCACTTCCCAAGAAGACCAAGCATCAGAAGCAGAACGAAAGCCTAAAACCAGAGCCAGAAAAAGTAGCAGTAACAAGGAAACTGAACCAGAAATTCCCGGAATTGAGGTAACAGCTCAGGTCAAAGCTATCAATGAGACAGAGTCAGAGTCTCCAGATCAAGAGGAAGTGCCGACTACTGGTCGTCGTCGTCGTCGTCGTCGCTCTTCGGTTGCCAAAGAGGTAGAAGTGTAA